One part of the Truepera radiovictrix DSM 17093 genome encodes these proteins:
- a CDS encoding alpha/beta hydrolase, with protein sequence MWRRNVSVSWLLLTLVLVACSNATPTPPPVEALRQRGGALARAAYDVTITSFDGTPIAATVFQPALARGQRAPLVLHGHGFGGSRSKDLRSDAATDTTVRAALKAWQRGMFVITFDQRGFGESGGSVKVMDPDFEGRDVRAILDWAEANLGPYLRYREGDPLVGALGYSYGGGFQLIGSALDGRFDAIVPSGTWFDLRYSLNPGGVPKSLWIDLLFAGGLVGSRGRLDPFIPEAFLSALALKRVPEPVLERVYRNSLASFCDNLEGRQVPRVAAFLVQGVNDTLFNLNEAARQAACLRRAGNDVRLLVQGGGHQLPVLQDASVSGIKSTVVCGGRRLDTAELMVSFLQEKLLGRRGLAVPQLCVTQNDASGVLLKEIPVGGVSRTVPTTTLTNGPLVEGTLTLLRRLSPSRLEALLRHLPADASLRVARAVAGLGAPETLARDVPNLLALLSYEERAELTTAYRFVPLELVEAPRALVGLPTAELRLEGAPNPEAPIVLVGLGRRNARGRVELVNDQLAPLRGLGDHTLELVGVSAQLSAGDELGLLVFTFHPQYATSYTLLPTPVTVSGRVSLPLYGAK encoded by the coding sequence ATGTGGCGCCGTAACGTCAGCGTGTCTTGGCTTCTCCTGACGCTCGTGTTGGTCGCGTGTTCAAACGCGACCCCGACCCCACCGCCGGTTGAGGCGCTGCGCCAGCGCGGTGGCGCGTTGGCGCGCGCCGCCTACGACGTGACCATCACCTCGTTTGACGGTACGCCGATCGCCGCAACCGTGTTTCAGCCCGCCCTCGCCCGTGGGCAGCGCGCCCCGCTGGTGTTGCACGGGCACGGCTTCGGGGGCAGCCGCTCGAAGGACTTGAGGTCGGATGCGGCCACGGACACGACGGTGCGCGCCGCGCTTAAGGCGTGGCAGCGCGGCATGTTCGTCATCACCTTCGACCAGCGCGGTTTTGGCGAGAGCGGCGGCAGCGTCAAGGTGATGGACCCCGACTTCGAGGGGCGCGACGTCCGCGCGATTCTCGATTGGGCGGAAGCCAACTTGGGCCCGTATCTGCGCTACCGCGAGGGTGACCCACTGGTGGGGGCGCTCGGCTACTCGTATGGCGGTGGGTTTCAGCTTATCGGCTCGGCGCTAGACGGGCGCTTTGACGCTATTGTGCCCTCGGGAACCTGGTTTGACCTGCGTTACAGTCTGAATCCAGGGGGGGTACCCAAGTCGCTATGGATTGACCTGCTCTTTGCCGGTGGGTTGGTCGGTTCAAGGGGACGGCTCGACCCCTTTATCCCGGAGGCGTTTCTCAGCGCGCTCGCCCTCAAGCGCGTACCTGAGCCCGTTTTGGAGCGCGTCTACCGCAACTCGCTCGCGTCGTTTTGCGACAACCTCGAGGGCCGCCAGGTGCCGCGCGTGGCGGCGTTTTTGGTGCAGGGGGTGAACGACACGCTCTTCAATCTGAATGAGGCCGCACGTCAAGCGGCTTGTTTGCGCCGCGCCGGCAACGACGTGCGGCTTCTCGTGCAGGGCGGGGGGCATCAGCTCCCGGTGTTACAAGACGCCTCGGTCTCGGGGATCAAAAGCACCGTGGTCTGCGGGGGGCGGCGGCTTGATACGGCCGAACTGATGGTCAGCTTTCTGCAGGAGAAGCTGCTGGGCCGACGGGGACTCGCCGTTCCGCAGCTCTGCGTAACCCAAAACGACGCGAGTGGCGTGTTGCTCAAGGAGATACCGGTGGGGGGCGTAAGCCGGACCGTGCCGACCACGACGTTGACAAATGGCCCCCTTGTAGAGGGCACCTTGACGCTGCTTCGCCGCCTCTCGCCCAGCCGCCTCGAAGCCCTTTTGCGTCATCTACCTGCCGACGCGTCCTTGCGCGTCGCGCGCGCCGTGGCTGGCCTTGGCGCTCCCGAGACACTGGCGCGTGACGTTCCCAACCTTTTGGCGCTCCTCTCGTACGAAGAGCGCGCTGAGCTGACGACCGCGTACCGCTTCGTCCCCCTCGAGCTGGTAGAGGCGCCGCGGGCGCTCGTGGGTCTACCGACGGCGGAGCTTCGCCTCGAAGGTGCGCCCAATCCAGAAGCGCCTATTGTGCTGGTGGGGCTAGGCCGGCGCAACGCGCGTGGCAGGGTCGAGCTCGTTAACGATCAGCTCGCGCCACTGCGCGGTCTAGGAGACCACACTCTCGAGCTCGTCGGCGTGAGCGCGCAGCTTTCGGCGGGCGATGAGCTCGGGCTGCTCGTCTTTACCTTCCACCCGCAGTACGCCACCTCTTACACCCTGCTGCCGACGCCCGTGACGGTCTCGGGGCGGGTGTCGTTGCCACTTTACGGGGCGAAATAG
- the pfkA gene encoding 6-phosphofructokinase, translating into MRHLAVLTSGGDAPGMNAAIRAVVRTAIYRGRTVSGVYRGYQGLINGDIHELGARSVANIIQRGGTMLRSARSMPFMTPEGRAQAAENLRRHGVEGLIVIGGDGSFRGAHALSQEHGVPVIGIPGTIDNDIYGTDVTIGFNTALNIATEAIDRLRDTAASHDRLFLVEVMGRHAGHIALNVGLAGGAEAILLPEVPHDLDEVVSSIVEAQARGKSSSIIVVAEGAYEGGAMHLKEKIEAACGYEVRTSILGHMQRGGSPTTRDRVLASRLGYAAVEALLEGQQGVMAGVDKRGTVFVPLEDTWSKQKEIDWQLFEIAKVLAV; encoded by the coding sequence ATGAGACACCTTGCCGTTTTGACGAGTGGAGGCGACGCGCCCGGGATGAACGCCGCGATCCGCGCGGTCGTGCGCACGGCGATCTACCGGGGGCGTACGGTTTCGGGGGTTTACAGGGGCTATCAGGGGCTCATTAATGGCGACATCCACGAGCTCGGCGCCCGCAGCGTCGCCAATATCATCCAGCGCGGCGGCACGATGCTCCGCAGCGCCCGCAGCATGCCCTTTATGACCCCCGAGGGCCGCGCGCAAGCGGCTGAGAACCTGCGCCGACACGGCGTCGAGGGGCTCATCGTCATCGGTGGCGACGGCTCGTTTCGGGGGGCGCACGCGCTCTCGCAGGAGCACGGCGTGCCGGTGATCGGCATCCCCGGTACCATCGACAACGACATCTACGGCACAGACGTCACCATCGGCTTTAACACGGCGCTCAACATCGCCACCGAGGCCATCGACCGGCTGCGCGACACGGCGGCGAGCCACGACCGCCTCTTTCTGGTCGAGGTGATGGGGCGCCACGCCGGCCACATCGCCCTTAACGTGGGGCTCGCCGGCGGGGCCGAGGCCATCTTGCTCCCCGAGGTGCCGCACGACCTCGACGAGGTGGTCTCATCGATCGTCGAGGCCCAAGCGCGCGGCAAGTCGTCGTCGATCATCGTCGTCGCCGAGGGCGCCTACGAGGGGGGCGCGATGCACCTCAAAGAGAAGATCGAGGCGGCCTGCGGTTACGAGGTGCGCACGAGCATCTTGGGGCACATGCAGCGGGGCGGTTCACCGACGACGCGCGACCGGGTGCTCGCCAGCAGGCTCGGCTACGCCGCTGTCGAGGCGCTGTTGGAGGGTCAGCAGGGTGTCATGGCCGGGGTCGACAAACGCGGGACGGTCTTCGTCCCCCTCGAGGACACCTGGAGCAAGCAAAAGGAGATCGACTGGCAGCTCTTCGAGATCGCTAAGGTGCTCGCCGTCTAA
- a CDS encoding cation-translocating P-type ATPase, producing the protein MKATPRSVGASELQVHRLLADDVYGALDTRPTGLTETEAQARLERYGPNRLQEAERKPLTRALLANFTHLMALLLWLGGALALAARLPQLALAIWLVVVINGVFSFWQEYRAERATEALRKLLPRRARVLREGTVREIAAETLVPGDVMLIAAGENVSADARLVEETELWVDQSTLSGESHAVRKTAEQVTRAGLAHTELPNLIFAGTSVTTGTGKAVVIATGMATEFGHIAHLTGSMGEDLSPLQREIAHVTQVVSALAVGVGVIFFLLATLLGTMPLAQALIFSLGMIVAFVPEGLLPTVTLALAMGVQRMAARHALVKRLSAVETLGCTTVICTDKTGTLTQNEMTVRALWLGGRTLRVTGEGYAPGGTIMEGARVMRAQDDEELRALLLAAALCTDARVVPPEAPATHWTALGDPTEAALLVVAAKGGVDLERETARYPRLRTLPFESRRKRMSTVHELAGGRRVYVKGAPKEVLELCTHVWHAGRPHALSAPLRARIEAATDRFAAEGLRVLAVAQRDLPGDLELSVEGVERELTFLGLVAMMDPPRPEVAAAVATCHRAGIRVIMITGDYGLTAQSIARRIGILRGPGGRIVTGSEVDTMSEEALAAALEGDVIFARMAPEHKLRVVEALKRRGHVVAVTGDGVNDAPALKRADIGVAMGESGSDVAKEAADLILLDDNFATIVNAVEEGRAVYANIKRFTSYIFTSNVPEAVPFVLFALSGGRIPLALNIMQILAVDLGTDMVPALALGAERPEPGVMDRPPRRREEHLISPALLARAYLWLGPLQSVAVMAAFYSFYWRSGYAGSWFGVPDSGPLYRLATTVALATVVMTQVGNLFAHRTERLSILQRGFFSNRLAWAGVASELVLLAFIVYLPPLQRVFGTAALSPRDWLGVIVWAPVLLIADELRKLLARRKKGAV; encoded by the coding sequence GTGAAAGCCACGCCGCGTTCTGTGGGCGCGTCCGAGCTGCAGGTGCACAGGCTGCTTGCAGACGACGTGTACGGTGCTCTCGACACGCGCCCCACGGGTCTCACCGAAACCGAGGCGCAAGCGCGCCTCGAGCGTTACGGCCCCAACCGCCTACAAGAGGCCGAGCGCAAACCGCTGACGCGAGCGTTGCTCGCCAACTTCACCCACCTCATGGCCCTCCTCCTCTGGTTGGGGGGAGCGCTGGCGCTGGCGGCGCGGCTGCCACAGCTCGCGCTCGCCATCTGGCTGGTGGTCGTGATCAATGGCGTTTTCAGCTTCTGGCAGGAGTACCGCGCGGAGCGGGCCACCGAGGCGCTGCGCAAACTCTTGCCACGACGCGCCCGGGTCCTACGTGAGGGGACAGTGCGGGAGATCGCCGCCGAGACGCTCGTACCCGGCGACGTCATGCTCATCGCCGCAGGGGAAAACGTCTCAGCCGACGCCCGCCTCGTCGAGGAGACCGAGCTATGGGTGGATCAGTCCACCCTGAGCGGCGAATCTCACGCCGTGCGTAAGACGGCGGAGCAGGTCACGCGCGCCGGCCTCGCGCACACCGAGCTGCCTAACCTGATCTTCGCGGGTACGAGCGTCACCACGGGCACGGGCAAGGCCGTGGTCATCGCCACCGGCATGGCTACCGAGTTCGGTCACATCGCCCACCTCACGGGGAGCATGGGTGAAGACCTCAGCCCGTTACAGCGGGAGATCGCCCACGTCACCCAGGTCGTCAGCGCCCTTGCCGTAGGCGTTGGCGTGATCTTTTTCTTGCTGGCCACCCTTCTCGGTACGATGCCGCTTGCCCAAGCGCTGATCTTCTCGCTCGGTATGATCGTCGCCTTCGTCCCGGAGGGCCTCCTGCCTACCGTGACCCTCGCGTTGGCGATGGGGGTGCAGCGGATGGCGGCGCGCCACGCGCTCGTCAAACGCCTCTCAGCGGTCGAGACGCTCGGCTGCACGACAGTCATCTGCACGGACAAGACGGGCACGCTGACGCAGAACGAGATGACGGTGCGGGCGCTCTGGTTGGGTGGACGCACGTTGCGCGTCACGGGTGAAGGCTACGCGCCAGGCGGGACGATCATGGAAGGGGCGCGCGTGATGCGGGCACAGGACGACGAGGAACTCCGCGCCCTCCTGCTCGCCGCAGCGCTCTGTACGGACGCCCGCGTGGTGCCGCCAGAAGCGCCCGCCACGCATTGGACAGCGCTCGGCGACCCGACCGAGGCAGCGTTGCTGGTGGTAGCGGCCAAGGGCGGGGTGGACTTGGAGCGTGAAACGGCGCGCTACCCTCGCCTGCGCACGCTACCTTTCGAGTCGCGGCGCAAGCGTATGAGCACGGTGCACGAGCTAGCCGGAGGTCGCCGCGTGTACGTCAAGGGGGCGCCCAAAGAGGTGCTCGAGTTGTGCACCCATGTCTGGCATGCCGGACGGCCGCACGCGCTCAGTGCACCTCTGCGGGCGCGTATCGAGGCCGCCACCGACCGCTTCGCCGCCGAGGGTTTGCGCGTCCTGGCCGTCGCGCAGCGCGATCTTCCCGGCGACCTCGAGCTCAGCGTGGAGGGCGTCGAACGGGAGCTCACCTTTCTCGGCCTCGTCGCCATGATGGACCCGCCACGCCCCGAAGTGGCGGCGGCGGTGGCCACCTGCCACCGCGCGGGTATCCGCGTGATCATGATCACGGGTGATTACGGTCTCACGGCTCAGAGCATCGCTCGCCGGATCGGTATCCTCCGGGGTCCGGGGGGGCGCATCGTCACGGGCAGCGAGGTCGACACCATGTCCGAAGAGGCGCTCGCGGCGGCGCTGGAGGGCGACGTGATCTTCGCGCGGATGGCGCCCGAGCACAAGCTGCGCGTGGTAGAGGCGCTTAAGCGCCGGGGGCACGTGGTCGCCGTCACGGGGGACGGGGTCAACGACGCGCCCGCATTAAAGCGCGCGGACATCGGGGTGGCTATGGGTGAGAGCGGTAGCGACGTCGCCAAGGAGGCTGCTGACCTCATCCTCTTGGACGACAACTTTGCCACCATCGTGAACGCCGTGGAGGAGGGGCGCGCGGTCTACGCCAACATCAAGCGGTTTACCTCCTACATCTTTACCAGCAACGTGCCCGAGGCCGTGCCCTTCGTCCTTTTCGCCTTGAGCGGCGGTCGCATCCCACTCGCGCTCAATATCATGCAGATCCTCGCCGTAGACCTCGGGACGGACATGGTGCCCGCCCTGGCGCTGGGCGCCGAACGACCCGAACCCGGGGTGATGGACCGACCGCCGCGCCGGAGAGAAGAGCACCTGATCTCGCCAGCGCTGCTCGCCCGCGCCTACCTCTGGCTCGGCCCCTTGCAAAGCGTCGCGGTCATGGCCGCCTTTTACAGCTTCTACTGGCGGAGCGGCTACGCCGGGAGCTGGTTCGGCGTACCCGATAGCGGTCCGCTCTACCGGCTCGCTACCACGGTGGCGCTGGCTACCGTGGTGATGACCCAGGTCGGTAACCTGTTCGCCCACCGCACGGAGCGGCTCTCCATCTTGCAACGAGGGTTCTTTTCCAACCGCTTGGCTTGGGCGGGTGTAGCGAGCGAGCTCGTCCTTCTAGCTTTCATCGTCTACTTGCCCCCACTGCAGCGCGTTTTTGGTACGGCCGCGCTGAGCCCGCGCGACTGGCTAGGGGTCATTGTGTGGGCTCCCGTGCTCCTCATCGCCGACGAGCTGCGCAAACTGCTCGCGCGCCGAAAAAAGGGCGCGGTGTGA
- a CDS encoding VIT1/CCC1 transporter family protein, protein MAHDAELAAEHEPEAIRERLAATRRHSYLGDAVLGGIDGCVTTFAVVAGTVGGGFSDAVALVLGLANLIADGFSMAVSNYQNAQSQREALLDTRRTEERHIAAVPEGEREEVRQLFAAKGFTGEALEEIVRVITQDRQLWVNTMLTEEHGLALEGPKPLRAALATFAAFLLVGALPLLPFLLPGLERSETFALSAGVTGLAFFGIGAAKGWVVGRPLLRAGVQTLLLGGAAAALAYLVGYWLRTTFGI, encoded by the coding sequence ATGGCTCACGACGCCGAGCTCGCCGCCGAACACGAACCCGAAGCGATCCGCGAACGCCTTGCCGCGACGCGGCGGCACTCCTACCTCGGCGACGCCGTCTTGGGCGGCATCGACGGCTGCGTGACGACCTTTGCCGTCGTGGCGGGCACGGTGGGGGGCGGCTTTTCGGACGCGGTGGCGCTCGTGTTGGGGCTCGCCAACCTCATCGCAGACGGCTTTAGCATGGCGGTGAGCAACTATCAAAACGCGCAGAGCCAACGCGAGGCGCTTTTAGACACCCGCCGCACCGAGGAGCGGCACATCGCGGCGGTACCCGAGGGCGAACGCGAGGAGGTGCGGCAGCTTTTTGCGGCCAAAGGGTTCACCGGCGAGGCCCTCGAGGAGATCGTCCGCGTCATCACGCAAGACCGGCAGCTGTGGGTCAACACCATGCTCACCGAAGAGCACGGTCTGGCTCTCGAGGGGCCAAAGCCGCTGCGGGCCGCGCTGGCGACCTTCGCGGCTTTTTTGCTGGTCGGCGCCCTGCCGCTCCTGCCCTTTCTCCTCCCCGGCCTGGAGCGGTCAGAGACCTTTGCCTTAAGCGCCGGGGTCACGGGGTTGGCCTTTTTCGGGATCGGTGCCGCCAAGGGCTGGGTCGTCGGGCGCCCCTTGCTGCGCGCGGGGGTGCAGACGCTGCTCCTTGGGGGGGCGGCGGCGGCGCTCGCCTATCTCGTCGGCTACTGGCTGCGCACGACCTTCGGGATCTAG
- a CDS encoding universal stress protein, translating into MFTHLLVPVSRTEAVGRALEVALALAQPAQSRVTLLHVVERLQDTDDEEPCDETDEAFGSFYERLEQQAARDLETAGERFRGAGVALYTKVLLGTRVETLVQYTHEHDVDLVVMQSHPVDPADPARGWNTISYKVALLAPCPVLLVK; encoded by the coding sequence ATGTTTACGCACCTTCTCGTCCCCGTCAGTCGCACCGAGGCCGTGGGGCGGGCGCTCGAGGTCGCCCTCGCGCTGGCGCAACCCGCACAGAGCCGGGTGACGCTGCTCCACGTGGTCGAACGCCTTCAGGACACCGACGACGAAGAGCCCTGCGACGAAACCGATGAGGCCTTCGGCAGCTTTTACGAGCGGCTCGAGCAGCAGGCGGCGCGCGACCTGGAGACCGCCGGCGAACGCTTTCGCGGCGCGGGGGTGGCGCTCTACACCAAAGTGCTTCTGGGAACGCGCGTCGAGACCCTGGTGCAGTACACCCACGAACACGACGTCGACCTCGTCGTGATGCAGTCACACCCCGTCGACCCCGCCGACCCGGCGAGGGGGTGGAACACGATCAGCTACAAGGTGGCGCTCTTGGCGCCCTGTCCGGTGCTGCTCGTTAAATAA
- a CDS encoding aldo/keto reductase, giving the protein MKTYRIPHTDLEVSRLAYGTWHLGGSWDKTPLSGELKERANALLVAAFEYGINHIDLADIYTLGKSDEAVGYALQHNPGLREKLVLQQKAGIIVGADPDYGPPGRYDFSYEHLVGTVEASLKRLGTDYVDLLAFHRPDPLADLEEVARAADYLYREGRVRYFGVSNHSPMQIALLQKHLDKPLVVNQLELNLLHHHLISSGILVNQTAAVYANTAETLEYCRLHDILIQAWSPVAGGRLFNPADDAPENVRSAAALIAQLAEEKGTTKEAVALAWLLRHPAPIQPILGTLKVDRLADSVRADEVTLTRTEWYRLLEAARGAPVP; this is encoded by the coding sequence ATGAAGACCTACCGCATCCCCCACACCGACCTCGAGGTCAGCCGCCTCGCCTACGGCACCTGGCACCTGGGCGGGAGCTGGGACAAAACGCCCCTTTCGGGTGAGCTCAAGGAGCGGGCGAATGCCCTGTTGGTCGCGGCTTTTGAGTACGGGATCAACCACATCGACTTGGCTGACATCTACACGCTAGGTAAGTCCGACGAGGCCGTGGGTTACGCGCTTCAGCACAACCCCGGGCTGCGCGAAAAGCTCGTCTTGCAGCAAAAAGCGGGGATCATCGTCGGTGCCGACCCCGACTACGGCCCCCCCGGACGCTACGACTTTTCGTACGAGCACCTCGTCGGCACGGTCGAGGCGAGCTTAAAACGCCTCGGCACCGACTACGTCGACCTGCTCGCCTTTCACCGGCCGGACCCGCTCGCCGACCTAGAGGAGGTCGCGCGCGCCGCCGACTACCTGTATAGGGAGGGGCGGGTGCGCTACTTCGGTGTCAGCAACCATAGCCCCATGCAGATCGCGCTGCTGCAAAAGCACCTGGACAAGCCTTTGGTGGTCAATCAGCTCGAGCTCAACTTGCTGCACCACCACCTGATTAGCAGCGGCATCTTGGTCAACCAGACGGCGGCGGTCTACGCCAACACCGCCGAGACGCTCGAGTACTGCCGCCTGCACGACATCTTGATCCAGGCGTGGTCGCCGGTCGCAGGGGGGCGGCTCTTCAACCCCGCTGATGACGCGCCTGAAAACGTGCGGAGCGCGGCAGCGTTGATTGCGCAGCTCGCCGAGGAGAAGGGCACCACGAAGGAGGCCGTGGCGCTCGCGTGGCTGCTGCGTCACCCGGCCCCCATCCAACCGATCTTGGGAACGCTCAAAGTAGACCGCCTGGCCGACTCGGTCCGCGCCGACGAGGTGACGCTGACGCGCACGGAGTGGTACCGGCTGCTCGAGGCGGCCCGCGGGGCGCCCGTCCCCTAA